TTGCTCAGTGGACTTCTGGCTAAAGCTAATCAAAAGCGCTGCTACATGGAAGACCAATCTAAAACTGACGATCGCATTCAGGGTGCATTTCCGATCGTTTTAATCAGTCTTCAGTACATTTACTTCTTTTACCAATTTTCGATAATCAAATAAACAAGTTTGTTATGCATTCGTTGTCATGATCGCAAATACCGGAAACCATAACTGTTTCCACCGCTCAGTTTTTTGTCCAGCGTTGAGCTGTTTCGGTGTGGCTGTAACCTCTTGGCCAAGAGACGCCTTTTCAAATAATACCCGTGAGTTGATACAGGCATATTGATGCCGACCTTCCTGCCATCGTGCCCCCAGAAGCGTACCACACTCTGCACAAAGGAGAAACTCTGCTTGCTCATCACCTTGCTTGGCAATTTTAAGGGTTGAGCTAGACTCTGTTTGAATGACCATGCTGCCCTGGGGATCTGACAGATAAGCAACATCATGACTGCGGCAAAAGCTGCAATCACAAGCTCTTGGGCTATATAGAGCCGGCTCTGAGGTTAACTTAACATCCAGAGTTACTCTGCCGCAGCGACAGTCACCAGTCAGTTTATGATTAGCCATGCGCTACCTTGTAAATGCCTAACGGTTGCGATCAGCAGTTGCAGTAACTTTCAAATCAGCACTAAGGCTTCCTTAAATCCTTTGCACCGCAGTGTCATACTGCATTGTCTCGCACCTTGGCGAAGATGAATGCGTGGTATTGGCGACAGCTTTGGACGGCTCATCCTTTTATCTATCGACTAAACAAGGACGAAAAAAATCAAATCCATCATAGTTTTCTGATCACTGCTCATAGCATAGTTTATTTGGCCGTATGGATGTGTTTACCCGCAGCCTCAGGGGTGGTACTTAGCCAGAAGCATGGATGTGAGCTTAACGATAACCACATTAAACAAGGGTTTGGCGAGAGGACGACCGGAGAGCCATCATGCGGCTCAGGCAGGGAGTGCAGTAGACTTGTTACAGAACTGATCGCAAGAGCTTGGGTAGGATAGAGCCAGGATGCTTTAGCGAATCAGACAAGGCAAGAATCACAGCAAATGATGTCTGCATTTCAGTCGTGGGTAGCCAGAACGACAGGTTTAACCAAAGGATTATTCAGCGAATCTCTACCGAAGAGACTACCAGCCGCACGCTCCGCCCCAATTCGCCTTACCGCAGCTTAAAGGCGTCAATGCAGCGTTTTACAATTGCCAAGCCCAAGCCAGTGCCTTGAATCTTCCCTACATTACTGCAACGGCTGAAAGCTTCAAACCAGCGAGATTGCTCAGTTTCAAGAATACCAATGACGCGATCGCTGATGCCTGGAGATTTCACCTCGACTGGGCATTGGGTTCGTAGTAAAGCCTTGGCAATGAATGGGTAGTGGAACGTACTTTTGCTTGGTTAGATAATGCTCAGGCATTGCGTTGGGATTACAAAAGGCTACCGGAAAATTACGAAGGGGTGATTGATGTCGTGATGATTTGATTAATGTTAAGACGAACAGGCAACAACCGACGAACTCGCAAGCAGAAGAACAGTTAAACAACGTTTACAAAAGCCTTTTAATAAGCCACTTTTTCTAATCCTTTCTAACCGAACTGATCCGAAGGCTGTTTTGATTAAAACATAAGCGAGTAAGGGGATCGGAGGAATTCAAAGCGCGGTAAGGATGCGTTACTTAAAAACAGTTAGATTGGAGAATAGGAAATTTGCCTCTTCCTCCAGAAAGTATTCATGATTTTGGAGATAATTCTCTACTTAAAGGAGTCAAACAATGTCAAAGCTAGAGCAAGCAATTCAATTAGCGACTAAACTTCACAGTGGGCAAGTAGATAAAGGAGGGGAAAGATATATTGAACATCCTTTGCGAGTGATGAATTCTGTAGATGGTGAGACAGAAAAGATTGTTGCTGTTCTCCATGACACTGTGGAAGATACAAATGTCACCATTGCAGAGCTAGAAGATCTCTTTGGGTCGCCTGTTGCCTCCGCAGTGAAAGCACTAACCAGATTGGCTGGTGAAGATTATTTTGACTTTATAGATAGAGTAAAGCAAAATCCAATTGCAGCGAAAGTGAAAGTTGCTGATATTAAAGACAACATGAACTTATCTCGCTTAAAAACAATCTCTGATCAAGACCGAAAAAGAAATGCAAAATATAAAAAGGCATTGAATATACTACAGCCTAATGAATGAGTAATTTGTTAGATCTGGGAAAACTTTTTCTCTCTGAAGCTGGGTAAATAGATAGGTGTAATTAAACTGAAGATACTTTGCAGAATGGTGGGACTGGGTAAGGCTTTCAAACGAGGGTATCTTAATGTTTCCAGGTTCATCTAGCAGTGACAGAACCACTCCGATCGCCCATCC
The Trichocoleus sp. genome window above contains:
- a CDS encoding ATP-binding protein yields the protein MKSPGISDRVIGILETEQSRWFEAFSRCSNVGKIQGTGLGLAIVKRCIDAFKLR
- a CDS encoding HD domain-containing protein, translating into MSKLEQAIQLATKLHSGQVDKGGERYIEHPLRVMNSVDGETEKIVAVLHDTVEDTNVTIAELEDLFGSPVASAVKALTRLAGEDYFDFIDRVKQNPIAAKVKVADIKDNMNLSRLKTISDQDRKRNAKYKKALNILQPNE